The sequence CGAATGTCGAGCTTGCATAAGATGGCATCCATCCCGTCTTTACTTTCTTCTGAGCTCCCTTCAGGATTAAGGGCTCTGATAATTCCCGCTTTAACTTCGTTTAAAACAAGATCGGGACGTGTAATTTTCTGATTGATGGCGTCATTCAGTTTACTAATGTTCAATAAGCTCATAAAAGCTCCAGGAACACCGTGACCTGTTGAGTCGGCCGTAATATAGATAAAACTGTCTGGTAAACGGGTAGCCCAGTAAAAGTCACCGGCAACAATATCTTTAGGTTTAAATAGTACAAAATGTTCGGTGAGATTAGCGCTCATCAAATTACTGTTGGCCATTAAAGCCGTTTGAATTCGCTTCGCATAATTTATACTATCAAGAATTTCTTTTTGTTTCTCGTCAACCAAATGTTTCTGAGTTTCAATTTCATTTTTTTGTTCAGATAATAATTTGTTGGCACGTCTCCTTTGATTGTTACTTCGGATAGTGAAAATTAATAACAGCACTGCAAAAAACGAAAGGATGGTAATTATGTAAATTACTGTACTCTGCTGTCCGATTTTAGCGACGTTGGCATCGATATCGGCTTGTTTTTCACGAATCTCTTTATCCTGTTTTGCCATCAGATCTTTTTGCTCCTGGATGCGCGTACTTACCTGGTCATACTCATGCTGCTTCGCTTTCAAAACTTCCAACTTTATACGCAGGGTATCTTCCATCTGCACAAGCATGGTTTCTTTTGCTTTCTTCTCTTCCTCAAGGGTTTTATAACTGGAAACTAATTTTTTAATATCGTCCTTGTCAACGGCTATCTGCCCGTTACCCGAAGATGCTATAGCGCTGAATTTATCGAAGATGGATTTCCATTCTTGTTCTTTTACAATGGCTTTTTCGTAGAGGTAGTCTTTAACGATCAAAGGCGACTCCTCCATTTTTGATTTATTGATAATGTATTTTATCCTTCCATCTGTTTCTACAAAAGAGATCATGGATTTTTTGAAATCCTGGAGCTTTTCTGCCACCATCAATACCGCCTTACCTCTGATTTTTGCATAAATAGACCAGAAATTATCGTTGCGGGAACCGTCTATAACAAGCATCTGGCAATTCGGACTAATGTCATTAACTGTTTTACAGTAAACAACTTTGATCGGAATTCTGCCACGAAATTTAACCAGATTTGGTATTCCTTTAAGTTGATAATGAAGAGCTTCTGAACTCATTACACAAATAACAAATTCATTCATTCTATCTTCAAATGGCCATGTAATGTAATTGGTAAACTTGTAGATATATACCGCCTTCATTTGAGCTGGGGTAATACCTTTCTTTTGAGAGAATGCGGAGAACGTGAGAATAAAGCTGAGAATAGCAAATAAGTATAACCTGATTTTTATAATCACTGTAAATTAAGGTTTAGAATAAAGTTAATTGTGTGTGCTCAGTTCTTTTGTGTGTGCTAATATACTTTTTCATTTTCAATTAATACAACTTTTTGAGTATTTTGAGGTCAAAAATCATTAAAAATTTAGTTTTATCGCGACTCTGTTTCTTAAAAAATGTTTATAGTCTTTTTTCGATTAATCGGTTTTAAATAACGACTAAGTTATACAATGCGTCTATAAGATTGCGGTAAATTCAATTAACCCCCCAATCCCCCTAAAATTACCACTATCGGGGGATAAATATATTGAGAAGACCTGTTTTTTTTTCTCTATTTTTGTTTTCATAACATTTTTGCACCGTGTGTGCGGTATGTTTTCACCCAGACGTTACTTTCGAAGAGGATATGATGAGTCAGAGATTTACTTTATTTTATGCCGGATTCACTGCTTATGCGCCTGCCCTTTATTTTAGTGAGCTTGAGTTTATAGAATTTTGTAAAAACGAGAAGGACGAAGTTTTATCAGAATACATTTCAAAATTTTCAGACACTCTGCAGGACAAGTACTACGAAAGTAATGCGCATCTTAAAACAGCTATAAGTGTTGCAGAACATCTTGATATTGACATTCAAAAACATCCACAATCTTTTGAAGAGTATTTTAATTGGGTGTCGCACTACACAGAGTGTTTTGAAAGAGAATTCCCGATGGCAAGAATTGATCACTACTACTTTTTGTTCGCGCGAAAAATCTCAGAAATTCTAAACAATCTTGGACTCTTAAAAATATATACGGATCTTAAAATTTCACACGAATCTTCTCCCGATCTTTCTAAAAAAATGGAGAAGTGTTTAAAAGATATTGAGTATATCCTTTTTAAGCTGATGGCTGCCGCAGCACTCTTATCAAGCGAACCGAGACAAAACTATTTTAATGTGTTTTATCGCAGTATTTGCCAGGAATTTCACGCTTTTAAAGGAATTGATCTAAACGATTTGCAAGAGCCGCAGCTTAAACAATTAAAAAAAATGGTGGAAGATTACAATCTTCACGTAATGGATGGTTTTAAAAATTGCATTAGTATGCTGAAGGAGTTGGGGATTTAAGAGAAGAGAACCTAAAACCTTGTTGCCTTCGCGTGTGTAGATGGTATTTATTGGATGATCTTAGATTTTATGCCATTTGAAAGCTCTAAATGAACGTCTTGATACCTGGAACCCTTCATCAATCAACGCCTTCAGTCCAATTTTACATTCCTCTGCAACTTTTAGCTAAATCAAGGGGGTTTTAATACTCAGCACCTTGTGAACCTTTGAGTAAGGTGATTTTGCCAGTTAAGGTTTTTGGTATTGCCGGAAAAATTGGTAATCGTAATTTTCCATGCATAAGCATCTGTTTTGCATAGTTTAGATTTGTAAGTTCCATCCCAACCCATCGCAAAATCGTAGGATTAAAAGATGCTTTCTCCCCAGCGATAAAAAATTTCAATGCTGTATTTTTTTATTGCACTTCCCTGCGGTTTAAATAAGTCATTTAGTCGATCGCCATTTGGAGTAAAAGCGTTTGGTATATATAATCCAAACTCGTCATTGATCAGAACCGGTTTTATAACTGTGTCTTTGCAACCCCATTTGTTTTGGGCAAATAATACTACTGGATAGTTCCCTGCGAGAGTGAATCTGTACTTGATGTTTTTTTTAGTCATTGCCTTAGAATCTAAGGTGGTAAACCAGCTCCACGAATTAAGACCATCACCGCGGCTGGTATTATAAAAAATTACGTCATCAAGCCCGGCAATGGGGTTTACTGGCTGAAATTCAAAATCCGCTTCTGGGTTTGGATGGGCAATTACTCAAATCTTAAATCCAATAACAAGAATATCATCCACCTGTTCATTTTCATGTTTCCAGTCTAAATGTTCTTGTTTGATATTTTTTTCCTGTGAATCAAAATCAAATTTCGAATTTTTAACCAGCAAATCTTTAAAGCGGGATGTGCTGTATTTTTTATCTTTTAATCCTCCAAACTGATCTGCGTAACCATCTGTAAAAATATAGAAGATGTCGCCTTTATTAGTCTCTAGAGTATGCGTAGTATACACGATGGTTTCTTCCCTGTCTTTTTGCTTGGTACCAATAGGGATTTTATCTGCTTTAATTTCTGATAATACACCGTTGGAATTTACTATCCAAAGTGGGCGCATAGCACCCGCGTATTCTAAAGTGTTTTTCGAATGATTTATTTTGCAGATCGCAATATCCATTCCATCCTTTGATTCAGATTCATTTTTATGTAGAACACCTAAAACACCATTGTTTAATGCCACTAAAATATCTTTCGGGTCTGTAATTTTTTCTTCGTTAACTATCCGGTTTAAAAGATTATAGCCGATAAGACTCATAAAGGCACCCGGAACCCCATGTCCTGTGCAATCTACAGCGGCAATAATTGAACAGTCTTCAAAATGTGTAAACCAGTAAAAATCACCACTCACAATATCTTTAGTCATGTATAGCACAAAAGATTCGGGGATATACGCTTTTATAAGATCATTTGCCGGTAAAATGGCGTGTTGGATTTTCCTGGCGTAAGAAATACTGTCGGTGATGTCTTTGTTCTTTTGAATGATGATCTGCTCTTGTTTTTTTCTTACAGAAACATCCGTATCGATAATGATAATTTTTTTAAGCTGACCCTGATCATCAAAGATCGGTGTAAGAGTGGAAGATTCCCACGTTTCAGCTCCGGATTCTATCTTCTTATTCAAAGACTCGTAATTTACAGAACGTTTGTTACGAACGGCATCCTCAATAATAGATCTAATATCCTTGTTGTTACTTAAAGAGTAGATGGTGTCCCCATAATTTTTCTTAAGCTCATCCAGATCCATTTTATTCAGCTTCACAAAACTCTCGTTTATGTATTCTAATTTGCCATCGGCTTCAAGAATTAAAACAACATTGTCGGTTTTACTTGCCACCAGAGAGAGTTGCTCGAGTTCAATATTTTTACTTTCGATAATTTGCGATTGTTTTTCAATTTGCGAAGTCCTTTCTTTTACGCGGCGTTCCAATAAAAGATTTTCACGTTGCAGGGCCTTTAAACGGTATTTTACGAACAAGTAAATGGATGAAGCTCCCACAGCTACAACCAGGATCCAAAACCACCAGCGCTTCCAGATAGGTGTGAGAATGATAAAAGCATGGCCGGTGGGGTCGCTCCAAACATCTTCTTCATTCTTAACCTGCACTTTAAACGTATAGGTACCCGGACTAAGGTTGTTATAATTTACGATGCCACCCTCGTCAGAATAAATCCAATCTTCGTCCTGTCCATGCAACATATACCGGAAAAGAAGTTTGCCGGGGTTTTTTAACCAGATGCCATTGTATTCGAAAGCAATATTATTTTGATTGTGTTTGAATTCATAAATAGAATCAAGAGGGAAAGGTTTAAAATTTAAGAGGAAGGAACTAATAAAAATTTGTGGTTTTATAGAATCGCTTGTCTCGGTATTAGTTCGAAAAGTGAGAACGCCATTGTTTGTGCCGCTGTAAATTTTATCCTGTGAATAAAATACCGCGTTTAAATTCGGTTCCATATCTCCGTCGTAAAGATCGTAGTAACTCACGGAATTATCTTTGCAGTTTATTTTATCTATCCCTTTTGAATTTATAGCATAAACCGTGTTGTCTGAAGCAACCAATTGCTGAGGTTGTTCATCTCTTAAACCATTTGACATTTTAATGCTTAACAAAGATTTGCCATCGTATTTTATTACGCCGTCGGCATTAGAAGTTGCCCAAATGTTGTTGTACTGGTCTTTGCATAGAGAAAAAACCGTATTGGAATTAAGTTTAAATTTTTTAGTCAGATCAATAAATTTTTCCTGTTCAAGTCTTTGCAGCCCACCTCCATCCGTTGCTAAATAAAGATTTCCTTTGTCATCGGTAATGGAGGCGTATACATAATTACTTCCCAAGCCTTCTGCTTCTGTAAATGTTTTTTCGATGGAGAACTTCTTTTTCATACCATCCATTTCTACTCTTGCTTTCACGAGTCCTCCGCCAAGTGTGGAAATATAAACGGTATTCTTATCGGCGAAATAAATGTTGCTAATGTTGTCATTAGCCAGTTTGTCTTCTTTAGAATTAATAATGACGGTGTTTTTTGTCTCAGAACTTAAAATAATAATTCCATTTCCATAAGTGCCGAACCAGATATTTCCATCCGGAGCCTTGGTAGCACAGGAAATCGTATATTTATTAAGATCCTGAATTTTATTCACGATGGTTTTACCTTCCGCATCGTTCATTATCTTCGAGATTCCTTTTGTAGTACCAACCCAAACGGCGTTATCGTTATCAATCGCCAGGGCAAGTATTTTATCATCACTGAGTCCTTTGGTGGTATTAATAAAATTAAAACGGCGCTCTGTAAAATGGCTGATTCCTTTTTTTGATGCTAACCAAATTTGTTTTTCACGATCAATAAAAACCTGATTAATGCCGGAACTTTGAATGTAATCTTCGTAGTTATATACAAAGATAGAACCCTTGTCAATTTGAATCAATCCGTTTTTTTCAGTACCAACAACCATCTTAGTCGTAGTCTGACTGAAAGCATTCATTACCGGACCCAGGGCCCAGCTCGTGAAGAAGGGATTACGTTCTATCTTCTTTTTCGCAAAGTTATAATAACAGATCCCTGAATCCTGCATAGAGATGAGTAAACGGCCATTATCAAAAGTAACGTCTCTTACAATGTTATCAGGTAATCCGAGTTTGTTTGAGATAATTGTAAAACGTGGATTTGTGATTACATTGTCAATTTCTGTAATCCCTGCGTCTGTGCCACACCAGATTTTATTTATAAGATCACTGCTTAATTTGTAAATAACATTATCACTAAGACCTTTTTCGCTGGTAAAATGAGTAAGTTGAGAACCAGACCAATAGAAAACACCGTTGCCATAGGTTCCAATGCAAACACCACTCTTTAACTCGCAGAAAGAAGTGATTTTTTCTTCATTAGGTTTTGTAAAGAGAAGAGAATCAATTTTATTTTTTTTGATATAATATACTTTACCCGATTTTGTTCCGATCCAAATGGTTTCTTTAGAGTCGATAAAAAGAGCACTGATTTCTTTTTTTAAAATTGCGTTTTCTTTAGCAACTTCTGTGCAGGAGCGACCATTGAACTTATAAATCCCGTCGCTAGTGCCAAGCCATAAATAGCCCGAAAAATCCTGCATTATTACGTTTACAGAAATGTCTTTTTTTCCTGTTAACGAAAAATAATTTTTAACCTGGAGTTGAGAGAATAGGAGTGAGGAATAAGCAAATAGAACAAGTGTTATTTTAAGTTGCTTCAACACAAATAAGAACTAGGCTTTAGGTTTTAAAGTGGCTTTTACTTCCACCATAATTACCGAAGCTATTTTTTGGTTTACGACTTTCGGAATTTTAATATTATGATCTTCAAGTGGAACTTCAAAAGAAGTTTCAACAAACATGTCCTTATCTTTTATAGTAACTTTTACTTTTATGATTTTTTCCTTGTCGGTACCGTGAATGGTAAAGATACCTTTTGCCCTTACAGATACCATTCCGTTTTTTGAAAAATCAATATCTTCAATAATTTTTCCTTTAAATGTAGCTTTCGGATATTTTACAGTTTCCATATAGTTTTCACGGAAATGCTCTTTTTGCAGGCCACTGTTAAATCCTTCGAATGAATCAATGTCGATGGAAAAGGCAACGTTTTTAGTTGCGCAGTCTACAACTCCGGTGGTTTTATTAGTATGGGCTTTAATAAGTTCCAGCGGAGCTTCTGAGGTAAACTTTGTTTCTCCATCTTTACACATAACCACTTGTGAGTGAAGCAGATTGCCAGCAAACAATAAAAGAATCAAGAGAAGTTGCTTCATGGGCTAAAGTTTAGATAAAAGTAAAAGTAAGCAATTTGTTTAAACTATTGCAGTAAAAAAAGCACAGCACAGATTTCTTATCCCAGTGCTTGTTTTAGGTCTTCAATTAGATCTTCAATGTCCTCAACACCAACGCTTAAACGCAATAAATTATCGGTAACACCGGCTTTTTCACGTTCTTCTTTTGGAATAGAGGCATGTGTCATGGTAGCTGGATGATTGATGAGAGATTCAACGCCACCCAGGCTTTCTGCCAGAGAAAAAACTTTGAAAGAAGAGGCGATTTTAAAAGTATTTTCGATGCTTTTGTCTTTCAAAACGATAGAAATCATCCCTCCAAAGTCACGCATTTGTTTCTTAGCAATCTCATGATTGGGATGATCTGTAAAACCAGGCCAGTATATTTTTTCAATTTTAGAATTGGTCTTAAGGTATTCGGCAACCTTACGTCCGTTAAAACAGTGACGTTCCATGCGTAAATGCAAAGTCTTGATGCCACGCATTACTAAAAACGAATCCATAGGGCCAGGATTGGCTCCACAACTGTTTAAAATAAAATAAAGTTGTTCGTGAAGTTTGTCATCATTGGTGATTAGAGCTCCCATTACAACGTCGCTATGACCTCCTATGTATTTGGTAACAGAATGCATTACGATATCGGCACCTAATGCTAAAGGATTTTGAAGATAGGGAGAGGCAAAAGTATTATCTACCACTAAAGTAATATTATTAGCTTTTGCAATGGTTGAACATGCCACAATATCAATGATCTGCATGGTAGGATTAGTGGGAGTTTCTGCCCATATCATCTTTGTATTAGCATTCAGGTATTTTTTAATATTGTCTGCATTGGTAAGATCTATAAAATGAAACTTAATGCCGTAATTTTGAAAGATCTTGGTAAACATCCGGTAAGATCCGCCATACAGATCGTCCCCGGTAATAACCTCGTCTCCCGGACGAAGTAGTTTCATTACAGCATCTGTTGCACCCATGCCACTGCTGAAACAAACGCAATGTTTGCCATTTTCAAGAGCTGCAATATTTTTTTGAAGTGCTTCTCTTGTTGGATTTTTTCCACGTGCGTAACCGTAGCCTTTATTTGTTCCCGGAGATTCCTGAACGTAGGTGCTGGTTTGGTAAATCGGGGTCATAATGGCACCGGTACTTGGATCTGGATCTGCACCCGCGTGAATAGCCCTGGTACCGAATTTGTAATTTGAAAAATCAGACATATGAATTTCGTTTTAAATTCTTTTTTTATTTAACTGGTTCTGTAGCATTAGCCGGAGCCGCTGCTTGTTGAGGTGTGGTTGTATTTCTTTCGTAAATGTAAATTACATTTTGTCCCTTTGGCTGAAAACCATTCAGTTGTTCTTTCCACGCGTAAGTGGTTTGCTGACCATCTACCATATCGGCAACACCAATAATTTTATAGTTTTCTGCAACGTATTTATTTACCCAATCAAAAATGTATTTATCGGTATTTGGTTGAACAAATAAAGAAATGCCATGGTTATAAAACACAAGGTATCTTGGCTTTGCTTTCTCAACGTCCTGGGCATATTCTCTTTGCCACTGTGGATGTTGTTTGAAGTCAGCTACAATAGCCGCAAAATAAGCGTGGCGTGACAGGTAATTTTTATTCGTGTAAATATAGAATTCCGGTTCTGAACCAATGATAGCCGTTTGATCCTCGGGTTTTGAATTCGCATTGATATAATTCGCTATCTCCAACGTTTCAGGGAAGGGATTGCTGCCATAAACGGTTCTTAAAATACGCTCGTAATTCGGGTGAAAATAATATGACTTTAATGCGCTTACATGTTTAATGGTAAGAATAAAAAAGATGGCCAGGTATGCATATTTTATAACAGGCTGTTTTAAATTCATAGAGTCGCGAAGGAAGTTTATAATTCCGAAATAAGCCAGGGCAGATAATATGGAAAGTCCCGGAATAAGCTGAATCCAATAGTGTCCGTAAAAATAAAAGCCGGGAACAATTGTCATGAACGAAAAGAAAGCAAGGGTTACGTAAATCAATTTATTTCTCCAGCTTATAGATTTTAAAAGGCAAACGAAAACGCCAAGAATGGCGTACATCCAGAAAAATTTGTAATTCTCAACAATGGCGTCGCGTGTGTATCCGAAATATTTTACACCGTCTTCGTACTTTATTTTTCCAACGTAATTTTTAGGCACTTCATAAGCCCAGAACATCATTTCATTGAAAGAACCTTTTAGCAGAATCAGCGCGAAGAAAAATAAAATCACCAGGAAACCACCGGCTCCGTAAATACCAATGTTGATCAGCAACTGTTTAACGCTCCTGTTTTTATCAAATACATAATTTAAGATCAGAGTGCCACCACCCCAAAGTACGAGAAACACGCCATTGGTCTTGATCATAAAAGCCATTCCAAAAGAGATGCCCATTAAAAAAAGATGAAGCCATTTTCTTTTGTCATTGTATAAAGCAAAAAATAACATCCCCAAGCTTATAAAAAAAGCAACACCATGTTCCGACTGAATAGTAAAACCGCTGAGGTTTGGAGTCAGTGATACGAAAGCGTAAGTAGTTGCGGCAATTATTGCCGCAAACGGATTAAAAAGTTTGCGTGCGGCAAAATAGATAAGGATAACGGAGGCCATGTTTAAAAGCATAAAGCCCATGTGAAGTCCTTTTACCGTGAACCCAAACAAACCAACCATTAGGCCGTAGAAATAAAATATCCCTGGAAATTTTTGTTCGTAAAAGTCAACGTAAGGCGTTTTGCCTTCAAGTAGAAGTTTCCCATAATAGCTATATGCCCCTTCATCTCTCTCAAAGCCAATACCCGAGAATTTTGAACGAATGCTGGCGATCACTATAAGGATAATCACTAAAATACCAAGTGAGATTTTCTCTTCGGGAGATAAATTCAAAAATGATTTTTTTGTCTCACTAGTTTTTTCTTTTTGAACAGTTGTTTTCATATAATTATTAAGCTTTCACAGCGCCTGGAATATTTGAATTTTGAATAAGATACAATGGACGATTAATAACGTTCTTGTTGATACGGCTAATATATAAACCGATAATTCCTATGGAAATTAACTGTATTCCTCCTAAAAACAAACTGCTTATGATCAGGGAGGTCCATCCGGTAAGTGTTCTGTGGGCTATGAAGTGACCGTGCAAGGCAACCAGAATCACAATGAAGGATAAAGATGATACAAATACTCCGATTTGCGTTACAAAGGTTAAAGGCTTGTCTGAAAATGCAGTAATACCGTCAAGAGCGAAGCGGATCATTTTACTAAGCGGATAGCCGGTAGTTCCGAATTTACGCTCGTCCCGGCTATATTCTACTGAGGCCTGGTTAAAGCCCAGCCAGGCAATTTGTCCACGCAAAAATTTATTTTGTTCAGGCATCAATTTTAGATAGTCCACAATTTTGCGGTCTATCAAACGAAAATCGCCTGTATCAATTGGAATTTTGATATTGGTAATATTAACCAAAAGACGGTAAAACAATTTCGCTGTAAATTTTTTGAAAAATGTTTCTCCTTTTCTTTGCGAACGGGTAGCGTAAACTACTTCATTGCCCTCTTTGTGTTTTTTATACAGCTCCGGAATAAGTTCTGGCGGATCCTGCAGGTCTGCATCAATAATAACTACTGCGTCGCCTACGCAAGCATCTAAACCTGCGGTTACAGAGATCTGGTGTCCGAAGTTTCTACTAAAATTTATAAAGAAAACTTTTGGATCGGTTTTCGAAAGGTCTATCAGCTTTAACAATGAGCGGTCTTTACTCCCGTCGTTTATAAAAATAAATTCGTAGTTACTTGTAATACCGGAGACACTTTTAGTTAAGCGGTCGTAAAGTTCGGGAATTGATTCCTCTTCATTATAAATTGGAATAATTACAGATAGATCTGTTCTTCTTTCTATATTCATTTCAGTGAGTTTAATTAAAAAGCGAAGTTAATTTCATTAGTCTAATATTCTAAAATTATTAAGATTAAACAAGATTATTTTAGCTTCCGTTGTGTGTATTTATTTTTTAAAGGTAAAAAGTAAAAATACTTATAATAATTGTATCCGGGTGCAGATTTAATAAGAGAAAGCAAAGAATTTCTTTTAAAAAAATAGGGAGGATTCGGGCCTGCTACAACGAGTCAGGATTAAATAAAATTCGTAGTTTTGGAAGAATAATAAATTTGACACAAAATAAAATTTTATGACAATTATTTTAGGGGCAGGTCTTGCGGGTCTTAGCAGTTCTTATCATTTGAACCATCAGTGTGAAATTTTTGAAAAACACAGTCATTCCGGTGGACATATACATTCTCAGAAAATTAATGAATTTACCTGGGATGAAGGGCCTCATGTATCTTTTACAAAGTACGATTACGTAAAACAGCTTTTTGCGGATAGCTGTGAATATTTGGAATATCCTACTTTTCCAACCAATTATTATAAAGGACATTGGGTGGCTCATCCCGCACAAACAAATCTTTATGCTTTGCCTGAGCCAATCCGCACCAGATCATTAGAATCTTTTCTTTCCTCAAGACAGGAAAATAATACGAATGCCAAACCCGAAAATTATAAGGAATGGTTGTACCAGGCATTCGGCGAGGTGTTTGCAGAAGAATTTCCGTGCATTTATACCCTGAAATACTGGACTACTTCAGCTGAAAACCTTACCACAGATTGGGTAGGAGAACGTGTTTTCTTTCCGGCTATTGAAGATGTAAAATCAGGTTATTTAAAGGCTCCGGAGAAATCAAAGCATTATTTAACCACTGCGCGTTACCCTAAGAAAGGTGGTTATTATTCTTATGCCGACAAATTGAAAGAGGGCGCTAAAATTCATTTCAATAAAGAGCTTGAGTATATCGATCTTGATAAACGACAAATTACCTTTAAAGATGGGAGTACTAAAATTTATACAAGGCTTATAAATACTATTGCCCTTCCAGAATTTATATTAAGGTCGAATGCTCCGAAACCGATTAAAGATGCGGCAGAAGAGCTCTCGTGTTCAGAGCT is a genomic window of Sphingobacteriaceae bacterium containing:
- a CDS encoding glycosyltransferase — translated: MNIERRTDLSVIIPIYNEEESIPELYDRLTKSVSGITSNYEFIFINDGSKDRSLLKLIDLSKTDPKVFFINFSRNFGHQISVTAGLDACVGDAVVIIDADLQDPPELIPELYKKHKEGNEVVYATRSQRKGETFFKKFTAKLFYRLLVNITNIKIPIDTGDFRLIDRKIVDYLKLMPEQNKFLRGQIAWLGFNQASVEYSRDERKFGTTGYPLSKMIRFALDGITAFSDKPLTFVTQIGVFVSSLSFIVILVALHGHFIAHRTLTGWTSLIISSLFLGGIQLISIGIIGLYISRINKNVINRPLYLIQNSNIPGAVKA
- a CDS encoding cystathionine gamma-synthase — translated: MSDFSNYKFGTRAIHAGADPDPSTGAIMTPIYQTSTYVQESPGTNKGYGYARGKNPTREALQKNIAALENGKHCVCFSSGMGATDAVMKLLRPGDEVITGDDLYGGSYRMFTKIFQNYGIKFHFIDLTNADNIKKYLNANTKMIWAETPTNPTMQIIDIVACSTIAKANNITLVVDNTFASPYLQNPLALGADIVMHSVTKYIGGHSDVVMGALITNDDKLHEQLYFILNSCGANPGPMDSFLVMRGIKTLHLRMERHCFNGRKVAEYLKTNSKIEKIYWPGFTDHPNHEIAKKQMRDFGGMISIVLKDKSIENTFKIASSFKVFSLAESLGGVESLINHPATMTHASIPKEEREKAGVTDNLLRLSVGVEDIEDLIEDLKQALG